CCATTTTTCGGTCGTCGAAAAGCCCCTTGAGCTCGTCCCGCAATGCCGTCGTCTCTTGTCCCAGCCTCTGCCCCAGGATGTCGACTTCATGCTGCAATTGACCCCTCTCTGTGCGCATTCTCTCCATTTCACCCTTCCTGGCGTTTCCAATCTCCGTTTTGAGTTCCGAACATGCTGCCCGGAATAGATATGTCTCATTCTCAACATTGCTCTTGCTGACCAGGCCTTGGCGTGCCAGAGCCATGTTGGATAGGAGCGTCTGTCGCACGGCCTTCATGATAGTTATAGATTGAGCGGGCGTATAAGACGATTGCGCCAGCTTTCGTACAAGACCATAGGTGTCAAAGTGGTGGACATACGGGGGTGTTTTGAGGTGCGGCGCTTTGTGGTACTCTTCTTCGGCGGCTGTGGGCATGTGGAGAACGCTATCGAGGGTTTTGCTTTCGCCTGTTTTGGGAGGTTCGGGTGGCGGTACGATGGGAGGAACAGCCTCTTCTGCTATTGTGGCTTTGGAAGGTGTCGATGGACTTTTTGTGGCAGCCGGCgcatcttcttcctcttcttcatGAACGGCGTCCTGCGCGGGGTTTTCTGTGCTCTTTTGTTGAGGTTCTTTTGGTAGCGCTTGGTTGAGTTCTGGTTCGGTGTGCTCGTATGCTTTTCCGTATCGCTGAATGACTGGTTGCTCTGACCGGCGAGCAGTGGTAGTAAGCTGTCTGCGCCCTCGTCGCGTGGGGCTTTGAAGCGACGCGTTCTGTTTGCATGTTGAGGCGGTTACACGGGGCGATGTCGCTGGTTTGAACAGCATTGGCCATAAGAATGGTAACCTAGGCGCAGCCATCTCGTGCTGAGAAGAGAGTGGAAGAGTTCAGATGGAATTGCAGTTGTGGATGTGGATGTGAGATTTTGGTCGCCCCAGTCACAGCTTAGTTAGCGGGGGATCGGCCTACCTTAAGTGGGTGTTACTCCCGAACCCGCTCCGTCATCGCAACATGGACATGTTAGTTTGCATGGGataacatgatccatgggcgagcggcgcacacgggcgagcggcgcaccccaccaactttactcaccttactgatcttaatctacaatggctcaacgcagcgctactcaattactatcaaatgaagcagatattcagcttgctatctcatctattaatgcgcaccagatccaaggtacccgtactgctgcagtagtctacaacgtagccgaaacaacgctccgccgccgacgcgctggtatacctgcccgacgcgattgcccgcccaactcaaggaagcttacccagagagaagaggaggtgattattagctatatacttcagctagatctgcgtggatttgcgcctacctacacagctgtacgtgatatggctgataagctgctggctgcgcgtggtggagagcaggttggagtcaactggccatctacctttgttaagcgtacagacagtcttcggacgtgtttcaaccaagcgtacgataggcagagagctctttgtgaggatgcaacattaataaagaggtggtttaagcttgtagaagagacaaaggctgagctaggtatctgcgatgaggacgtctacaactttgatgaagctggctttatgatgggcaagattacaacgcagctagttataacaggagcagagaggagaggcaggccgaagagtattcagccaggcaatcgcgagtgggtaacgctgatcgctgctatcagcgctgctggctggtcagtcccaccgttcctcatcttcgctggccagtaccacctatcagcctggtataaggaagctgagatcccacgcgactgggcgatcgcagtcagcgataatggctggacgaataatgagcttggagttgagtggctaaagcacttcaacgctcacacgcaggctcgtagtgtaggcgcgcgtcgcctgcttattattgatggccataagagccaccaatctctagagttccaggagctctgcaaggagaacaatatccatacgctctgtatgcctcctcactcatctcacctactccagccacttgatgttggctgcttctcgccattgaagcgcgcgtacagccgtgaggtggagagccttatgcgcaaccacatcaaccacatcaccaagctagagtttctgccagcgttcaaggcagcatttgatcaagcgttcacgccagccaatatctgctcagccttccgcggcgcaggccttgttcctctacaaccagaggctgttctatcaaaggtagatgtacaactgcgtacacctactcctccagcagctctgccagaggctccctgggtagctcaaacgccgagcaacgcgcgtgagcttgaggctcagtcaagcctaatacgtgagcgcgtgcgccagcacaagagctcatcaccagcttcaattattatggcgattgaccagctaaagaagggcgccgaggtgatgatgctctctgctgagctgatgcgcgatcggatctctagtcttgagaaggccaatagcgcagcctcagagcgtaggcggcgctctaaaaggcgtatacagaagcatggagtactcacaaagggagctggagaggatatactggctcaaaatgaggctgaccagcagattgctcatgaagagcgtcaaggaggagcgcgatcaggcctcagccagcgggctcaaaggcgctgcactaggtgcaaggagactgggcacaactcgcgcacatgcaagactgatactattaatatagagtaatctactgtatcaatatctagcaataatattatcgcgttgttgagatgcatcgctttaaagttgcaaaagttggtggggtgcgccgctcgcccgtgtgcgccgctcgcccatggatcatgttatGTACAGTATTGTACAATGTTTTATGATACAAATTCTATGTAGAGTGGAGGGCATCATGTCGTTACTTTGCTGCTCAGCTCTTCCCACACCTCGTCTCCGATGCTACCCTTTGTCCAATTCATATATACGCCTTGTACACCCTGTACTTCCTGTAGCCCGTCCAGAAACTTGTTCAAGGCGTGTGCCGCAGCCTCATCCTCCAAGGGGACTTTGGTATCCTCATTCGGGTCGTAAATGACCTCGCTCTCCTCGATTTCTAGATCCAGCTCTTTTGCCAGTTTGTCGGCTGTCTTGTTTGTCATTGCGGGTTCGGTGTACAGTACCACCCTACCGTCCGCGTCTTCATCCACATCCAACGCACCAGCTTCTAGCGCTGGCTCGAGTAATTCATCAACACCCATGCCGTCTTTTTTCCGTATTATTATGCGCCCCTTCTTCTCGAACATGAAGGCTACTGTAGAGACGCTGCCACCTGCCTCTTTCACAAGCAAGCGCATGTCGGCCAGCGCGCGCAACTTATTATCCGTCTGGCATTCTATTATCGTGGCGATAGAAGGTGGGAGGATAGCCTCTAGAACGAGCGACTCTAGGGCAGCACCAGAGGCAGAGAGACCCTGACCTCGCGCTATAGCGGCTTCTATAGATGCTTTTGGGACGGCTGACTTCTTCGCGGTAGCAATGGCAAGAGCGAGGCGAGGGTTTAGGTCGGGGTTTGGGCCGGCGAGTTTGACGGCATTTGTGATGTCGCGGGTCATGAGGGACCGTTGCTTGGATTTTCCAGCGTCATTCTTCGCTTTGTCGTGCTTGATAGTCGCCCATTTCCTGTATACAAACTGTCAATCACACTCATACATGCCAAACCAAGGCTACTTACGAGTGACCTGACTGCAATTGCGGGGAGGTACTCAAACATCGAACCCGCTCTTGTATGCGCCACTTATTTGCACGTGAGACATTACGACAGGTGCAATTCAGCACACTATCACTCGAAATAGCAGACAAGATTGTCCGGCGCAATGAGGCTGACATGGCGGCCGAGATAGTTTAGTCATGAAACGTCAATCCAAAAAGTTGACGATTCTCGTGCCTGCCAAGGACGGGGGTCCGCAACTCACATGCACCCACTTGCATCTCCACACCCGCTAATCTGTCAAGATAGCCCGACCATGACATGAGTAGCCGGTTCCGATAACTTCACCACACGAGAAGGAAGGCGCACGAACCTCACGACGCCATGGCAGCAGACGTCCATTCCATCGCCGAAGCCTCGTCCAACCCCGAGCTCGACATCAAGAAACTCCACGCCCTCCCCTCGGAGCAGCAAGACCTCTACTTGCTAACCTTCACTGCCGACCTTGCCCGTCATGTCGACTCCCTAGATGGCGACGGCGCATCGGCACACCAAATCTACCTCAAGAGGGAGATATTCCAAATCATCAACCTCGCATCCCCCGCACCCACGCGCGTAATCCGAAACAACCTTGGACGAGCGATTGGTGGTATATTCGAAAAGGGGGACAGGAAGCTGCTCTTTGAGTCTATCAATGAGTCGGTCGCTATATTGAATGCTGCGGGTAAAACCGAGAAAGATGTTAGGGCAAAGCACGCGGCTGCACATTGTCTGGGTGCCATGTTCGAGGCGGCAGGAGACAGCGCCATACAACTGTCGCCATTGGCTGCAAAGTCCCTCTTGGGCCTGGTCAAGTTTTCACAGGCTCATACTGGCCTTCGAGCCGCACTCTTCAAGGCTGTAGGAAAGGTGTTCAAAGGGGTCAGTTCACACGCCGATGAGTTGATCGCAAGAGACGCATGGAAGCAGGCTCGTAATGCCGGAAACGACAAGTCACATCTTGTCCAAACAGCTGCATGCTATTGCCTGGAGCAATTGCTACGTTACACGCCCTTCTTCGACAACACCAATGACTTTGATAAACTACAAAATGTGGCTTGGAAGGCAATAGACAGCCCCTCATCGTCTGTGAGGCATGCTGTTGCGTCGTGTATCAGCGCGGCTATAGTCAAGAACTACTCAGAAAACGCACCAGTCGACTTACCCATCCTGGGCATAACACGCCAAAAGACtgcaaagaagaagaacaaaAAGTCagtcgacgacgacgctgACGATGTTGTCATGGAGCGCTCCGAATCTCCTGCGCCCAAGAAATCAGCTACACAGCTTTCCTTCACCATTGCAAGTCTCCTCAAACTGCTTGCCACACAGTACTGTCGTCCTCAGACTGGCAATCGCGCAAGGGCTGGCATAGCCGTATGTTACATCAAGACTATCAAAGGATTGGGCGAGCAGGTCATCGAATCGAAATATTCGGACATCGTACGAAGTCTACTTGTGGATGTTCTCAGCAACAATGTTGTCGTGCAGAACCGCTACCGAACACTCAGCTCCCGCAAGTTCGTCGCAGTCATCCTGGAAACAGTCATCGGCCGCGATTTGCTTGGTGAATCTGGACAGCTCAATGCAGCGAGGTTTCTGGTCAACGATATCCTCAAGGACTACCCCCAAGCCCTCAAGGAGCGTCCAGAGCCAACAAAGCAGACCCTGATTGGCGCCCTCAGCACGCTGTCTTCTCTGTTCAGTAGCCTTGGATCGGCTACCAACGTCATTGCTGACTCATGTCGAGACGCCCTGATCCAAGTCTTGCAACATCCAAGCTATACTGTACAAGTGACCGCTTCAGCTTGTCTCCGTTCCTTCGTTCTCGCCTGTCCACTCCAGCTGCTCCCTGCAGTTACCATATGTATGAACAGCGTCAATCGAGAACTTGGTCTCCTCGCCGGGGCACGACAATCGCCCAGAAAGTGCGTTGGCCTGGCGAATGGCCTCTCAGCTGTGCTCAGTACATCCACATCCCAACCACTTCATGGGTCCGTGGACGTAAACTCAAGAGTACTTTCACAGGCTACCTCGCTGCTGAAGTCAGCTAGCAACTCAGAGTTGAGAATAGGGTCAACACAAATACAAGTCGCATGGATTCTGATCGGAGGACTGATGACACTCGGACCGAACTTTGTCAAGATTCATCTGTCGCAACTTCTACTGTTGTGGAAGAACGCACTGCCTAAACCTCTAAACAGGGACAACATGGTGCAAAGAAACTACCTCGAGCTTTGCTTCTTGGCACATGTTCGAGAATGTGCTTTGGGCTCAATCTTGACCTTTTTAGAGTTCAACAGTCGGATACTGACGCTTGACGTGACTAAGAGATTGGCTGCAATGTTGCAAAACACTACTATGTTCTTGAATACCTTGCCGGCGAAGAAGACAACCGACGACATATCCCAACGACTGTCTCCCGCACTACAACTCCACGATTTTGACCTCATGGTCCGGAGGAGGGTGCTGCAGTGCTACACCAAACTCGTTGAGCTCAGCCCAGCAAGCAGCCATGAGGTCCTCCTCCAAACTAACCTTCTGCCTTTTGCAATTGCATCTTTCGCCGAACCTGACAACTACACCTCGAGTTCCTTCAGTACAGCAATTGCTAGCGCAGCAGGGACTTTTGAAAGCATATGGGAAGTGGCAGATAACCATGGTTTCGGCGTCACTGGTCTAGTGCGCGGGTTTGACATCAAGCCCCTCCCAGGAGAGCACGAAACAGGCACCCAACATCACTGGCTAACAAGGCACGGTCCTGAGGCAGTTATTGATCGCACACTGCTCTCTCCGATATGCGGTGCTCGAGAGCATGACTCGATATCTCTATACATAAGAATATCAGACGACAACCATGAACTTCCTGATCCTCCAGCCACCGAAGTCGTCAACGCAGCACTTCAGCTTTTCGCCATCTGTCTGCCGCTTCAAACTGCCAGAATTCAAGAAAGCATCCTCGAGCAAATGACGTCTTTCCTATCAGCAAGCAGCTTGCAGCGCGATTTCAACAGAAAGACTGCCATGATGGTCAACATCGCGTATGCAGTATTGTCTGCACTAAAGGTCGCTGTCAAGGAGACACGCTCAGCTCCTGGCAGCCTCAAGGGAGCGGCAGTTGAAAAGGTCATGCAAGATCTTCTGCATCTGTTTGTTATTCTCCCTGATCCTTTCATCCGCAATCTTGCTGGCGAGGCATTGGGACGTCTATGTAACAGTTCTGGTAACGCGCTCACTACTGCCGAAGTCAACTACCTGGTCGATCAGATTGTTGCTAACCGTGAGCCAAATGCCCGCTCTGGTTACGCTGTTGCACTAGGCTGCATACATTCCCAGCTTGGAGGCATGGCAGCTGGCTTTCATCTGAAGAACATCCTAGGGATACTCATGTCTTTAGGTAACGATCCTCACCCGGTTGTGCATTTCTGGGCTATCGACTCTTTATCTCGAGTGGCGGACTCCGCTGGTCTGTCCTTCTCCAGCTACGTCACCAGCACGCTCGGGATGTTAGCGCAGTTGTATGCCGCAGACACACACAACGAGGAGTCGGCATCTCTTGCATCCTCCAATATCGCGATTGATGTACCTACACCCGCTGTTATTGCCCGATGCGTCGACAGCACTATCAATGTGCTCGGACCAGATCTGCAAGATGCAGCGAAAGCAAGGGATCTTATTATGACACTCGTGGGACTCTTCCAGAGCGATTCAGACGATCTTATTGTCATTGAGGGCTTGCGCTGCCAGGAACACATCTCGTTGTATGCGCCAGGCTATATGGACTTTTCCGCATATGTCAAACATCTACAACGATCAGTGGAAAGTAGTTCAGCGCAGATACGAGACATGGCTATTGATGGCTTGCACAATCTCATGAGACGCGATACGGAAGAAGTTATCAGCGCTGCCGATCCCGGACTAGAGGACCAGTTGTGGCATGTGCTTGATCGAGATTCGGAACACGAAGTTGTGCGCAACATCATTCGCAACTGGCTGCATCAGACCGGATTATCAGATACAGCAACGTGGGTGCAGCGTTGTCACTCGGTACTCACGAAAACGAAGAAGGTCGAGACGCAGGACAAGATTGAGGTGAAGCCGAAAGCAGGTGCAACGGATCTGCAGGACGAGGAAGTTGCAGGCTTTGCATCTGCTTCCAATGCCCCTGGAGCTGAGCCTGGAGATGGTGCACAAGTGAGCCAAGAATTGCTCAAATGGCAAGTCCGAACATTTGGCATGGACTGCCTGAGCGAGCTTGTTGCAATGATAAGCAAAGAGGCGGCCTTCCGAGACGAGTCACCATGTGTCATGGCTTTGCAGCAAAGAGTGGCGGATGTCGTGCGCATTGCATTTTCTGCCTCTACTGCTGGCGTTGTACAACTGCGGATACGCGGTCTCAAGATCATAGATCAAGTGC
This sequence is a window from Pyrenophora tritici-repentis strain M4 chromosome 4, whole genome shotgun sequence. Protein-coding genes within it:
- a CDS encoding DUF1640 multi-domain protein, which encodes MAAPRLPFLWPMLFKPATSPRVTASTCKQNASLQSPTRRGRRQLTTTARRSEQPVIQRYGKAYEHTEPELNQALPKEPQQKSTENPAQDAVHEEEEEDAPAATKSPSTPSKATIAEEAVPPIVPPPEPPKTGESKTLDSVLHMPTAAEEEYHKAPHLKTPPYVHHFDTYGLVRKLAQSSYTPAQSITIMKAVRQTLLSNMALARQGLVSKSNVENETYLFRAACSELKTEIGNARKGEMERMRTERGQLQHEVDILGQRLGQETTALRDELKGLFDDRKMAVRQEQRHMETKIQELNYKITVALNSDARSEVEGLRWVLTRRAAITVGVSAFMLFVALRYTSYVQHQLQEEKRKQPPHRPSPLEDMADSISTASRPVLDPASPTTQDALGGELLATEGVSLG
- a CDS encoding Transcrip-reg domain containing protein, coding for MSASLRRTILSAISSDSVLNCTCRNVSRANKWRIQERVRCLSTSPQLQSGHSKWATIKHDKAKNDAGKSKQRSLMTRDITNAVKLAGPNPDLNPRLALAIATAKKSAVPKASIEAAIARGQGLSASGAALESLVLEAILPPSIATIIECQTDNKLRALADMRLLVKEAGGSVSTVAFMFEKKGRIIIRKKDGMGVDELLEPALEAGALDVDEDADGRVVLYTEPAMTNKTADKLAKELDLEIEESEVIYDPNEDTKVPLEDEAAAHALNKFLDGLQEVQGVQGVYMNWTKGSIGDEVWEELSSKVTT